A DNA window from Eikenella exigua contains the following coding sequences:
- a CDS encoding DUF4124 domain-containing protein → MKKLPPIFAACLLGFCAIASATTYECTDRQGRRTYTATPGPNCRAVTLGRVTTYPAPVSTAPGSPSYSNPAAATPAAQPAAKESQRQAATERLRQAQQNLEEGRKVRYGNERNYARYLERIGKLEEEVNKAQQEVNNLNK, encoded by the coding sequence ATGAAAAAATTACCCCCTATCTTCGCCGCCTGCCTGCTGGGCTTCTGTGCTATAGCCAGCGCCACCACCTACGAATGCACCGACCGACAAGGCCGCCGCACCTACACCGCCACCCCCGGCCCTAATTGCCGTGCCGTCACCCTCGGCCGCGTGACCACCTATCCCGCCCCCGTAAGCACCGCGCCTGGCAGCCCGAGCTACAGCAACCCAGCTGCCGCCACCCCGGCCGCCCAGCCTGCTGCCAAGGAAAGCCAGCGCCAAGCCGCCACCGAGCGCCTGCGCCAAGCCCAGCAGAATCTGGAAGAAGGCCGCAAAGTGCGCTATGGCAACGAGCGCAACTACGCCCGCTATCTGGAGCGCATCGGCAAGCTGGAAGAGGAAGTGAACAAAGCCCAGCAGGAAGTGAACAACCTGAATAAATAA
- a CDS encoding outer membrane protein assembly factor BamD, with translation MKKILLVTGLAVMLSACSSTSTTAVSQDAQITQDWSVDKLYAEAHEEMESRNYSRSVRLYEILRARFPNTRQAVQSRLDTAYVYYKDEQQPQALAHVEQFLKLYPNHPNTDYALYLKGLIVLNQDKSIFNKLASQDWSDRDPKANREAYQVFNELITRFPNSKYANDAREKMTRLVDALGGNEMAIARYYMQRGAYLAAANRAQGIVSRYQNTRYVEEALAIMMTAYTRLEKPELSSDTRRVLAQNFPQSPYLQKEWQPDDIPWWRYWK, from the coding sequence ATGCTGTCGGCCTGCTCCAGCACTTCAACCACCGCTGTGAGCCAAGATGCCCAGATTACGCAGGATTGGTCGGTAGATAAGCTGTATGCCGAAGCGCACGAGGAAATGGAGAGCCGCAATTATAGCCGTTCAGTGCGCTTATATGAAATTTTGCGGGCGCGTTTCCCAAACACCCGCCAAGCGGTGCAATCGCGGCTGGATACGGCTTATGTGTATTATAAAGACGAGCAGCAGCCGCAGGCACTGGCGCATGTGGAGCAGTTTTTGAAGCTGTATCCCAACCATCCGAACACCGATTACGCGCTGTATCTGAAGGGCTTGATTGTGCTCAATCAAGACAAATCCATCTTCAACAAGCTGGCCTCGCAGGATTGGTCCGACCGCGACCCGAAAGCAAACCGCGAAGCCTATCAGGTGTTCAACGAGCTCATCACCCGCTTCCCCAATAGCAAATACGCCAACGACGCGCGCGAGAAAATGACGCGCCTGGTGGATGCGCTGGGCGGTAACGAAATGGCCATCGCACGCTACTATATGCAGCGCGGCGCTTACTTGGCCGCCGCCAACCGCGCACAGGGGATTGTGAGCCGCTATCAGAATACGCGTTATGTGGAAGAGGCGCTGGCGATTATGATGACCGCCTACACCCGTTTGGAAAAACCGGAGTTGAGCAGCGACACTCGCCGCGTGTTAGCGCAAAACTTCCCGCAAAGCCCTTATTTGCAGAAAGAATGGCAGCCGGACGATATTCCGTGGTGGCGCTATTGGAAATAG